One genomic window of Desulfuromonas sp. AOP6 includes the following:
- a CDS encoding calcium/sodium antiporter produces MTFLLLLAGLILLVLGAEGLVRGASHLAAGFGISPLIIGLTVVAFGTSSPELAVSIKAALSDQASIALGNVVGSNIFNVLFILGLSALAAPLVVSQQLVRLDVPLMILLSVLMLVFGYDNSFSRLDGGLLFAGLISYIFFLIRQSRRESAAVEQEYAGEFAAEDRDEPGWLKNSLLVVGGLALLVLGSRWLVESAVTIAQALGLSEEVIGLTIVAAGTSLPEVVTSLIATLRGKVDIAVGNIIGSNIFNIMGVLGLASLISPTGMEVSSALLRFDIPIMITVAVACLPIFFTGNRISRFEGAILLGYYAAYTLFLILATSQHAALPRFNAAMLYFILPLTALTLGIVALREIRARKGRHSP; encoded by the coding sequence ATGACCTTCCTGCTGCTGCTCGCTGGACTGATTCTTCTTGTCCTCGGCGCCGAAGGCCTGGTGCGCGGAGCATCACACTTGGCCGCCGGCTTTGGCATTTCGCCCTTGATCATTGGTCTCACAGTCGTAGCCTTCGGTACCAGTTCGCCGGAACTGGCCGTCAGTATCAAGGCTGCACTATCGGATCAGGCGAGCATCGCTCTGGGGAACGTGGTCGGCAGCAATATTTTTAACGTCCTCTTCATCCTTGGGCTCTCGGCCCTCGCAGCACCGCTGGTGGTTTCGCAACAATTGGTGCGTCTTGACGTGCCCCTGATGATCCTGCTCTCGGTGCTGATGTTGGTCTTCGGTTACGATAACAGTTTCAGCCGCCTCGACGGGGGGTTGCTCTTTGCCGGTCTGATCTCCTACATTTTCTTTTTAATCCGCCAGAGTCGCAGAGAAAGTGCTGCGGTAGAGCAAGAATATGCCGGAGAATTCGCCGCGGAGGACCGGGACGAACCCGGCTGGCTGAAAAATTCCCTCTTGGTGGTCGGCGGCCTCGCACTGTTGGTGCTCGGCTCACGCTGGCTGGTGGAAAGTGCTGTGACTATCGCCCAGGCTCTTGGACTGAGTGAAGAGGTCATTGGCCTGACCATCGTGGCCGCCGGCACATCACTGCCCGAGGTGGTGACATCGTTGATCGCCACTTTGCGCGGTAAGGTCGATATCGCCGTGGGCAATATAATCGGCAGCAATATTTTTAACATCATGGGCGTTCTCGGCTTGGCAAGCCTCATCTCGCCAACGGGAATGGAGGTTTCGAGTGCACTGTTGCGCTTCGATATCCCCATCATGATTACCGTCGCCGTCGCCTGTCTGCCCATTTTCTTTACCGGCAACCGCATCAGTCGCTTTGAAGGCGCTATTCTGCTCGGCTATTACGCGGCCTATACCCTTTTCCTGATTCTGGCAACGTCTCAACATGCCGCTCTGCCCCGGTTCAACGCGGCGATGCTCTATTTCATCCTGCCTCTGACCGCTCTGACCCTGGGTATCGTGGCTCTGCGGGAGATCCGCGCCAGAAAAGGTCGCCACTCACCATAA
- a CDS encoding metal-sensitive transcriptional regulator, whose product MALCGTDQDKERLIKRLNRIEGQVRGLCGMIENDRDCIEVLRQVVSVSGAIRGVWTQIVGDHLRGCIQNATLQNDNRDHLIEELIEHLGKMR is encoded by the coding sequence ATGGCTCTATGCGGAACCGATCAGGACAAGGAACGCCTGATCAAACGGCTTAACCGAATTGAAGGTCAGGTTAGGGGCCTTTGCGGAATGATTGAGAATGACAGGGACTGCATAGAGGTTCTCCGTCAGGTCGTCTCTGTTTCCGGTGCTATCCGTGGGGTTTGGACCCAAATCGTTGGGGATCATTTGCGCGGCTGCATCCAGAACGCGACTCTCCAGAACGATAATCGGGACCATCTGATTGAAGAACTCATAGAGCATCTCGGGAAAATGCGGTAG
- the dmeF gene encoding CDF family Co(II)/Ni(II) efflux transporter DmeF: protein MHADTIRQIRHEHDFDGDARDNENRTLKVLVLTGITMCVEILAGVLTGSMALLADGWHMGTHAFALGITYFAYIMARRYSGSSKFGFGTGKFGILSGYTSALFLGGTALYMIVESVGRFFNPVRISFDEAILVAIVGLAVNVLSIWMLHGKETSHHDHSHDHEHGHHHHDHNLRAAYLHVLADALTSVLAIVALVSGKFWGWSFLDPAMGIVGGILIARWAWGLLRSSAFILLDGNGDKDVRDAVVHAIESDGDSVVGDLHIWPLNSNVLAAAITVVTKEKRNPSEYCSRLSHIARLKHTTIEIHNCTNQLCACNQS from the coding sequence ATGCATGCCGACACGATAAGACAGATCCGTCATGAGCACGATTTCGACGGAGATGCCCGTGACAACGAAAATCGGACATTGAAAGTGCTCGTCCTCACCGGCATCACGATGTGCGTTGAAATCCTCGCCGGGGTCTTGACTGGGTCCATGGCTCTTCTGGCCGACGGATGGCACATGGGGACCCATGCTTTTGCCTTGGGGATCACCTATTTTGCCTACATAATGGCGAGAAGGTACTCAGGTTCGTCGAAGTTCGGTTTCGGAACCGGTAAATTCGGCATCCTGTCCGGTTATACCAGCGCATTGTTTTTGGGTGGCACGGCCCTTTATATGATTGTCGAGTCGGTTGGCCGTTTTTTCAACCCCGTAAGGATTTCTTTTGATGAGGCTATTCTTGTCGCGATAGTCGGTCTAGCGGTCAATGTTCTGAGTATCTGGATGCTTCACGGTAAAGAAACCAGTCATCACGACCACAGCCATGACCATGAACACGGACACCATCATCATGACCACAATCTTCGGGCTGCCTACCTGCATGTTCTTGCCGATGCCTTGACCTCCGTCCTGGCTATTGTGGCGCTGGTGTCGGGGAAATTTTGGGGCTGGTCATTTCTCGACCCCGCTATGGGGATTGTCGGCGGAATTTTGATAGCCCGATGGGCATGGGGCCTGCTCCGGAGCAGCGCCTTCATCCTGCTTGACGGAAATGGTGACAAGGACGTCCGGGATGCTGTGGTCCATGCGATTGAATCAGATGGCGACAGTGTTGTCGGCGACCTTCATATCTGGCCTCTCAATTCGAACGTTCTCGCGGCCGCGATAACCGTCGTCACCAAGGAAAAACGAAACCCATCGGAATATTGTTCTCGCCTATCACATATCGCCAGGCTGAAACACACGACGATTGAGATTCATAACTGTACAAATCAGCTTTGTGCCTGTAATCAGAGCTGA
- a CDS encoding HupE/UreJ family protein — protein sequence MKMFKNYRAGSGLTWCFVLLALVLVGAADALAHGVTAGDKGYIQEISGAMTLPFIYLGAKHMVTGYDHILFLFGVIFFLYRIKDIGVYVTLFAVGHSVTLIAGVLMNVSVSAYLIDAIIGLSIVYKALDNMGAYQRWFSFQPNTKLATLIFGLFHGFGLATKILEYEVSADGLVTNLIAFNVGVELGQLMALGLILIAMGYWRRTRGFMRHAYGANVLLMTGGFLLVGYQLTGYFVS from the coding sequence ATGAAAATGTTCAAAAACTACCGGGCCGGAAGTGGCCTGACGTGGTGCTTTGTCCTGTTGGCGCTTGTCCTGGTTGGTGCGGCAGATGCGCTCGCCCACGGTGTGACCGCAGGTGACAAAGGATATATTCAGGAAATCAGCGGTGCCATGACCCTGCCCTTTATTTATCTCGGAGCCAAGCATATGGTCACCGGCTATGACCATATCCTTTTTCTCTTTGGGGTTATTTTCTTTTTGTATCGCATCAAGGACATCGGCGTTTACGTCACCCTGTTCGCCGTAGGCCATTCGGTGACGTTGATCGCCGGGGTTCTGATGAATGTCAGCGTCAGCGCCTACCTCATAGACGCCATCATTGGCCTGTCCATCGTTTACAAAGCACTGGACAACATGGGTGCGTACCAGCGTTGGTTCAGCTTTCAGCCCAACACCAAGTTGGCCACGCTGATCTTCGGACTTTTCCACGGGTTCGGCCTCGCCACCAAGATTCTGGAATACGAAGTGTCCGCCGATGGTCTGGTGACGAATCTGATCGCCTTCAATGTGGGCGTGGAGCTGGGGCAGCTCATGGCCCTGGGTCTGATCCTTATCGCCATGGGATACTGGCGACGCACCAGAGGATTCATGCGTCATGCCTATGGTGCCAACGTACTGCTCATGACGGGAGGTTTCCTGCTCGTGGGATATCAGTTGACCGGCTATTTCGTCTCCTAA
- a CDS encoding transmembrane anchor protein: MQHAPNPADLPSSAKLIKSTIVAAVVAAFLLVVAILPAEYGIDPTGVGKVLGLTKMGEIKVSLAQEEAAQSTEEPAAITPAQPTQNIEQKSVETVTDLRKDSLKLTLAPNEGKEIKLTLNKGERARYVWYTDGGAANFDGHSDSVKHKINYKSWQKGRSQREEGELVAEFDGKHGWFWRNRTSTSMTITLQVEGEHSEIDEVI; the protein is encoded by the coding sequence ATGCAACATGCACCAAATCCGGCAGATCTGCCCTCAAGCGCAAAGCTCATCAAGTCCACCATCGTGGCCGCCGTGGTGGCCGCCTTCCTTCTGGTCGTCGCAATTTTACCCGCCGAGTACGGCATCGATCCCACTGGGGTCGGCAAGGTTCTGGGACTGACCAAAATGGGGGAAATCAAAGTTTCCCTGGCGCAGGAAGAAGCGGCGCAGAGCACCGAGGAGCCCGCAGCCATAACACCCGCTCAACCAACTCAAAACATTGAACAGAAGTCGGTCGAGACAGTCACCGACCTGCGGAAGGACAGCCTGAAATTGACCTTGGCCCCCAACGAGGGCAAGGAAATCAAGCTGACATTGAACAAAGGGGAGCGGGCACGCTACGTCTGGTACACGGACGGGGGGGCCGCCAATTTCGACGGTCACTCCGATTCCGTCAAGCACAAGATCAATTACAAAAGTTGGCAGAAAGGGCGCTCCCAACGTGAAGAAGGGGAGCTGGTCGCAGAGTTTGACGGAAAACACGGGTGGTTCTGGCGCAATCGCACCTCAACGTCGATGACGATTACCCTTCAGGTAGAAGGAGAACACTCTGAGATCGATGAGGTCATCTGA
- a CDS encoding methyltransferase domain-containing selenoprotein MduS — translation MTSENRQKIEQKSQWNKVFIEEMAFFGQGPSEFAKKSLELFRREAVRSLLELGCGQGRDTIFLARNDLHVTALDYSDAAVATTLEKAATAGVSSMVVSRVHDVRQVLPFPDASFDACYSHMLLCMELSTAEIDFILGEILRVLRPGGLVVYSVRSDRDKHYRFGTHLGEDIYQIGDFVVHFFTTEKIRSLAKGYTTLGVERLTEGSLPRDLYCVTMKKEPTAGTSPNNLCEERDMADPLDKFQEFMDAALAPGVLNHKTKQLVALGAALAAGCDPUTDFGLAGARQAGATKAEMEEVAAIAMTVNAFKTRALFAGKTKEIEEHAPSASNGAPEIPPGET, via the coding sequence ATGACGTCAGAGAATAGACAAAAAATCGAACAGAAATCTCAGTGGAACAAGGTGTTCATTGAGGAGATGGCCTTCTTCGGACAGGGACCCAGCGAATTTGCGAAAAAGTCCCTGGAACTGTTCCGACGCGAGGCTGTGCGGTCGCTGCTGGAACTAGGCTGTGGCCAAGGACGAGATACCATTTTTTTAGCGCGCAACGATCTTCACGTAACGGCACTGGACTATTCGGATGCCGCCGTGGCCACCACCCTGGAGAAGGCTGCAACGGCCGGCGTGTCATCGATGGTCGTCTCCCGGGTTCACGATGTCAGGCAAGTTCTCCCCTTCCCCGATGCTTCCTTTGATGCCTGCTACTCACACATGCTGCTGTGCATGGAGCTATCGACCGCAGAGATTGACTTTATCCTCGGCGAGATTCTCCGAGTGTTGCGGCCTGGCGGCCTTGTCGTCTATTCCGTGCGCAGCGACCGGGATAAGCATTACCGGTTTGGCACACATCTGGGCGAGGATATCTACCAGATAGGCGACTTCGTCGTCCACTTCTTCACCACGGAAAAGATCCGAAGTCTGGCCAAGGGCTATACCACCCTGGGAGTTGAGCGCCTGACGGAGGGAAGTCTTCCGCGCGATTTGTATTGCGTCACCATGAAGAAAGAGCCTACGGCCGGGACATCGCCCAATAACCTTTGCGAGGAGCGGGACATGGCTGATCCGCTGGATAAGTTTCAGGAGTTCATGGATGCCGCCTTGGCACCCGGTGTCCTCAACCATAAAACAAAACAACTGGTCGCCTTGGGAGCGGCACTTGCCGCCGGATGTGATCCCTGAACGGACTTCGGCCTCGCAGGTGCGAGGCAGGCCGGGGCAACGAAAGCGGAAATGGAGGAAGTGGCGGCGATTGCCATGACCGTCAATGCTTTCAAAACCCGCGCACTGTTCGCCGGAAAGACTAAAGAGATCGAGGAGCATGCGCCATCAGCAAGCAATGGGGCTCCCGAGATCCCCCCAGGGGAAACCTGA